In one window of Coraliomargarita sinensis DNA:
- the serS gene encoding serine--tRNA ligase: protein MIDIKLLREQPDLVKAAIANKKFTCDIDAVLELDAVRRAKITDAESARAEQKAANQEMAALKKGSPEFLEKVQDMKKIAARAKELEAESKSADEAFQAAFLEIPNLPDASVPVGKGEDENVVASTWGDADADFPHALPHFDIPWFESRIDFARGVKATGAGFPFYVGEMSRLVRALVNFFLEEAHSNGYEEVLPPIVVNADSATATGQLPDKEGQMYVDENEGLYLIPTAEVPVTNFYRDEILEADQLPVYRCAYTPCFRREAGSWGAHVRGLNRLHQFDKVELVKWTDAESSMDELEKLRENVEGTLQKLDLPYRVLRMCTGDIGFPHAKQYDLEVFAAGQKRWLEVSSCSNFTDFQARRAGIRYRGADGKPVTVHTLNGSGLAVPRVLAAILENNLQADGRVKVPECLQYWMKQEYIGESRA from the coding sequence ATGATAGACATTAAGCTCCTCCGCGAGCAGCCGGACCTAGTCAAGGCTGCGATTGCCAACAAGAAATTCACCTGCGACATCGATGCCGTACTGGAGCTCGATGCGGTTCGTCGTGCCAAAATCACGGATGCGGAATCGGCCCGTGCGGAGCAGAAAGCGGCCAACCAGGAGATGGCGGCCCTGAAGAAGGGCTCACCCGAATTTTTGGAGAAAGTTCAGGACATGAAAAAAATCGCCGCCCGCGCGAAGGAATTGGAGGCCGAATCGAAATCGGCAGACGAGGCCTTTCAGGCTGCCTTTCTCGAAATCCCGAATCTGCCCGACGCATCCGTGCCGGTGGGGAAGGGCGAAGACGAGAACGTGGTGGCTTCGACCTGGGGTGATGCGGACGCGGACTTTCCCCATGCTTTGCCTCACTTTGATATCCCCTGGTTTGAATCCCGCATCGATTTTGCGCGTGGGGTGAAAGCAACCGGTGCCGGGTTTCCATTCTACGTCGGCGAAATGTCCCGTTTGGTTCGTGCCCTGGTCAACTTCTTTCTGGAGGAAGCTCACAGCAACGGTTACGAGGAGGTGCTTCCGCCAATCGTGGTCAACGCCGATAGTGCGACCGCTACCGGGCAGTTGCCCGACAAAGAAGGACAGATGTATGTCGATGAGAACGAGGGCCTTTACCTGATTCCGACTGCCGAAGTTCCCGTGACAAATTTTTACCGCGACGAGATTCTGGAAGCCGACCAGCTTCCGGTTTACCGCTGCGCTTACACGCCATGTTTTCGCCGCGAGGCCGGAAGCTGGGGGGCGCATGTCCGGGGCCTCAACCGCCTGCACCAGTTCGACAAGGTCGAACTCGTCAAGTGGACGGATGCGGAGAGCTCGATGGACGAGTTGGAAAAGCTTCGTGAGAACGTGGAAGGGACGCTGCAAAAGCTTGATCTGCCGTATCGTGTTCTGCGCATGTGCACGGGCGATATCGGCTTCCCGCACGCCAAGCAATATGACTTGGAAGTTTTTGCGGCCGGTCAGAAGCGTTGGCTGGAAGTTTCAAGCTGCTCCAACTTTACCGATTTTCAGGCGCGCCGTGCCGGGATTCGTTACCGCGGTGCGGATGGCAAGCCGGTGACCGTGCACACCCTGAATGGTTCCGGCTTGGCTGTCCCGAGAGTACTGGCCGCAATTTTAGAAAATAATTTACAGGCCGACGGACGCGTGAAAGTGCCGGAATGCCTGCAATACTGGATGAAACAGGAATATATCGGCGAATCGCGGGCGTAA